The sequence CATATTGATCCGTCATGTGGAACCATTCCTATTCTGAAAGAATCAATGGAAAAGCCGGTAAACATCATACTTTCAAATAACTTTGATTATGCCGGCAATAATGTTTCGCTGGTATTTCGGCGTATTTAATTGCTACATTTTTCGGCACAAAGGCAAAAAGGCGGAAGTCGCAAAGCACAAATGAACAAACTTACTAAAGAAAATAAGGTCGTTGTAACGGGGTTAGGGATCATTACTCCGATAGGGATTGGGGTTGATTCATTCTGGGATGCTGTCATTGCCGGAAAATCCGGGATTTCATTGATCTCGCGGTTTGATATGGAAAATTATCCTACAAAGATTGCCGGAGAAATAAGGGATTTTTATCCTGAAAACTATATGTCTGAGGAACTGAAGAATTTTTTATGCAGAAGTTCTCAACTTGGAGTGGCAGCGGCTCAAATGGCATTGGATGATGCACGGTTAAATCTTTCCAATGTAAGGAATAGTAGTATTGGGATAACCATTGGATTGGGAGCTGAAACATTGTCCTACTACGATGAAAAAACGGCAATTGAGGAAAATAATTATACTTTGCGTTCAAATCCTCCCATAGAAAACAGGCATTTGACAAATATCATTTCCGATATTTTTCATCTTTCTGGTCAAAATGTTATTGTTGCAACGGCGTGTTCCAGTGGAAATCAGGCGATTGGTATTGCTCGAGACATGATTCAATCAGGTCAGGCAGACATCGTTCTGGCTGGCGGAGTTGAGGCGCCGATTTTTCCCCTGTATTTTGCGTCATTTTGCTCCTTGAGAATCATGTCGAAAAGAAACGATCAGCCTGAAAAGGCAAGCAGGCCGTTTGATAAGGAAAGGGATGGGTTTGTAATGGGTGAGGGCGCCGGGATATTGGTCATTGAGAGCGCTGAAAATGCGCACGAAAGGGGGGCGCCTATCTATGCTGAAATAGCGGGTTACGGCGCTACGAGTGACGCCTTTCACATGACCATGCCTTCGAGGGATAGGAAAGAAATATGCAAGGCAATGCGTTCGGCAATACAGGATGCCGGTCTGGATATGAACGGCATTGACTATATCAATGCGCACGGGACATCAACACCGGCAAATGACAGTGGTGAAACGATGGCAATAAAAACCGTTTTTGGTGACAGGGCTTATGACATACCGGTAAGTTCAACGAAATCAATGACAGGTCATTTAATTGGAGCTGCTGGCGCTGTAGAACTTATAACATGCATATTAGCAATGAAAAATTCTGTAATTCCGCCTACCATTAATTTAGAGCATCCAAGCCCTGATTGTGATCTGGACTATGTGGCTAATGAGGCGAGGGAAAAAGAAATTCGAACGGCTCTTTCGAATTCCTTTGGTTTTGGCGGAAATAATTCGACCATTGTAGTAAAAAAAGTAATTCAATGATTAGGAATTTTGAAACATGTTTAGTGTGCGCAAGCACATATTTCAAAATGGCGTGAAGCGACTACATGAGTGTCGTTGTAGCCAATTTGTAAAAGTAGCTTCTGCCTGTGCTCGACGGACAGGCAGGATGCGCTTAACTAGAAAGGTAAAAATTTTTATAGGGAGAGAAAAATATGGATAATGTGACGGATAATGATATTAAGGAAAGGCTAAAAAAAATACTGGCAAAGGAACTGAAGATGGAGCCTGAGGATATTTCCGATGATGCGCACATTACTGATGATATCGGAGTTGAATCTGCGGAAATGATTAATCTCTTATATGATATAGAAAGTGAGTTTAACATAGAAGTCTCTAATGAAGAGGCAAGTCAGAACTTAGTCATATGCAAAATGACAAATTTGATAAAAGAAAAAATGGAAATGAAGTCTGTAAAATAAATTTAACGCATAGGAGGAATTTCAAAGCGAGAGATCGCTTTGCTGACCCCTTATTTCATTCAGGGCTATGGCTTATTCTCAATGACAAAAATCAGGGAAAATGCCATTGAGGGTAAGGGATGATGAAGCGATCTCTTTTCAATTTTCTTGGCGGTCTCTGTGGTTAATTTTTTGATAATGACTTTTGTTTTTTAAGGGGCACAAAATGATTTGTTCACGGGGCATGGACATACTGCTTTGGAATTCTTTTATGGGCAAGGCCTATTCTGTCAGTGACTGTTTTAAAGAAAATGGCATTGGGTTGCTGGTCAGGGCATGTAAAGACGCAGGTTTTTCCATGACGGTTGAAGACCCTGCAAGGATTGATTTTTATTCGTCATTTACAAAAAATGAACTTGAACCGGAGCTTTCAAGGCTCTCAGCGCATGTGTTTGGCAAGAAAAATGGTGAAGATAGCGCGTCATTACGCAAGGAGTGGGATTCTCTTCAAGAGAATCTCTCTTGTGCCATCAAAGGAAAAATGGAGGAATATCTCAATAGTCTTGCAAAAAAAGTGCGTGATGAACAGGTAAAAGTGCTGGGGATTAAGACCTGGCTGGGAGATAGATTTACGTACTCCGAGGAGCTCACCCGAAAGGTAAACCAACTGAGCCCGAATACCATCGTCATTGCCGGCGGTCCACAGGTCAATCAATTCAAAATCCATGCGCTTGAAGAAAGCCCTTTTGACTTCTGCATAGATGTTGAGGGGGAAACAACATTGACCAAAATTGTGGCTATGGTAAAAGAAATGTATGGGAGGGGTTGTAAAAAGGTAGAAGTAATCAACAGGATAACTGAGCTTGCAAAGACCGGTGAACTGCAAAACCTTATTTACCGGGACGCTGATAATACCATAAGAGAATCAACGATCAGACGATTGCCCTTAAACAAAAAAACTTTTCCCCTCTATGAAAAAGAAGATGGAAAGGCAGATATCGCGGTAATTAATGAATCTTCGGGCTGCTATTATGGAAAGTGTGGCTTTTGTTCCCATCCAAACATTACCGGGAAATATCAAACCAGGGATGTGGACATTACCCTTCAGGAGATAAAAGAGAACATTCAAAAATATAGTATCGGACTCTTCCGGTTTGCGGGATCTGTTACCCCAGCTTCTCTGGGCAGGAAGATTGCCAATGCAATAGTAAAAGAAGGATTGCATATTGAGTATTCCATGTTTGTCAGGGCTGAAAATAGAGCAAAGGCCCGAATTACTGAACTGATCAATACGTACGAGGAAATGATTCGTTCCGGACTTCGGGCCGTTTTCATGGGTGTTGAGGCTGTGGACAAAAAGCTCCTTTCAGAGAGCATGCAGAAAGGAAGTTCCATTGCAGACATGTATTATACCATCAAGGCCCTGAAACAGGCATCCTATAATCAGGGAATGCCTGTTGATGTAGGAGTAAGTTTTATTTATCCGTGCCCGATTCCTTCAAATACTGGAACAACTCATGAAAAGGTGTTAGAAAAAAATTTGTGTTTCCTGCGCTCATTAAAAATCGAGAATTTTATGCCGGATTCCGTGCTTATCACCCCGGGTGTGCCTCTTCCCCTGACAGCATGGCAATTAAAGCCAAAACAGTTCGGTTTTGATCTGCCTGAAGATTATGTTCAAAAAATTATACGGTATGAGTATGAACTCACAAAGGACCCAAGTGTATGGCCAGATCTGGATATCACTTCAAACGGAATCAGGTTTAAGGATATGTTGAAGATGTCAGGGCAGATGGAAAAGAAGGTCAGGAAAATGGGGTATACGGTAAATGTGTCTGACGAACATTGTCTGGCTGCAAGAAGTTCCGGTTTTGTCGGGCAGAAAGGATTAGAAGAATTTAAGTTAAAGAGTGACATGGCATTACTTACCACCGATTATCGCTTCCTGAGAGAGGTGTATAACAAAATAAATTCATACAGCAGGGCGCTGGCTGAGAAAAATAATTCATAGTTTAAAAAATGCATATCTAAAAAGGCACAAAGACAGCGGGAACAAAGGAGCAAAGGATGATAAGGAGTTATAGGGATCTAAAAATACGGTAGTATATTCGATAACAAAGTTATTGCCAAAAGAGGAGTTATATGGATTGGTATCCCAAGTCAGGAAAAGTGCCGTTTCTATGCCAAGTAATATTGCAGAGGGTTACGGAAGAAACTCTACCAATGAGTATATTCGATTTCTCCAAATATCGAGTGGCTCTTTGTATGAATTACAAACTCAACTTTTGATTTGTTTAAAATTAAGATACTTATCAAAAGAAACATTTGAAAGCACGTATGAGAAGAGCAGAGAAATAGAAAGAATATTTAGCCGCTTAATAAAAAAATTGGATAAAAACAATTAAACTCTGTGCCTTCTGCCTTTGTTCCTCTGTGCCTTAATAGCTGCGATATTTCAAATTTTTCAACAAAGTTTATTGTTACTTTTTGAACTCCTTTCTTTATACAGATACATCTCATGATGAAAAGACGAGTGGTGATTACCGGTCTGGGGATATTGGCCCCGAATGGAATTGGAAAAGAGGCTTACTGGGACGCAATCATCAATGGTCGATCAGGAATAAACAGAATTTCCTCGTTTGATCCTTCTTCTTTCACGACTCAGATTGCTGGTGAGGTGGAAAATTTTGATCCAAAAGACTATGTTGATTCAAGGATGGTGGCTCGATGTGGGAGATTTACCCATTTTGGTATTGCAGCCTCAAGAATGGCAACTGCTGATGCCGGTATAGACTTCAGCAAGGAAAACAAGGAGAGATGTGGTGTCTGTTTTGGCACCACATTAGGCCCGAATA comes from Candidatus Brocadiaceae bacterium and encodes:
- the fabF gene encoding beta-ketoacyl-ACP synthase II, whose protein sequence is MNKLTKENKVVVTGLGIITPIGIGVDSFWDAVIAGKSGISLISRFDMENYPTKIAGEIRDFYPENYMSEELKNFLCRSSQLGVAAAQMALDDARLNLSNVRNSSIGITIGLGAETLSYYDEKTAIEENNYTLRSNPPIENRHLTNIISDIFHLSGQNVIVATACSSGNQAIGIARDMIQSGQADIVLAGGVEAPIFPLYFASFCSLRIMSKRNDQPEKASRPFDKERDGFVMGEGAGILVIESAENAHERGAPIYAEIAGYGATSDAFHMTMPSRDRKEICKAMRSAIQDAGLDMNGIDYINAHGTSTPANDSGETMAIKTVFGDRAYDIPVSSTKSMTGHLIGAAGAVELITCILAMKNSVIPPTINLEHPSPDCDLDYVANEAREKEIRTALSNSFGFGGNNSTIVVKKVIQ
- a CDS encoding phosphopantetheine-binding protein, which encodes MDNVTDNDIKERLKKILAKELKMEPEDISDDAHITDDIGVESAEMINLLYDIESEFNIEVSNEEASQNLVICKMTNLIKEKMEMKSVK